The sequence AATCGGCGGCGGCAACCTCCCCGAGCGCGTCGCCGAGTCGGCCGAGGGCGTCGCGTTCCCGCCCCACGCGACTGCGGGCCACGACTTCAACCTCGTCACCGAGAACGAGGTCGAGACGCTCATCGACACCGCCGACGACGCCTACGAGGACATCGAGTACCACGACACCGCGACTCGCGCAGTCCGCGTGCAGGAAGGCGACGCCAAGATGATGGGGCAGGCGTTCGGCGACGACGCCCTGTTGGTCGCGACCTACTCGCCGGAGTTCGCCGACGACGTGGAGTACGCGGTGGGTCTCTCGGCGGCCGCGGAGGCCCGCTCCGCTGGCGTCGAGGACGTGATGCTCGTGGACGCACACAACTGCAACAACGGACTCGAAGGCCCGGACCTCGGCCACGTCTACCCCGGTAGCGAGCGGTCGTTCGAGATGATGCAGGCCGCGGGCGAGACCGGCGACGAACTCGCGGTCGCCGAGCAGGCCCCGGTCCGGATGGGCGTCGCGTGGGACGAGACCGACTGGGAACCGCTGGACGGCATCGGTCCGCTCGGCGTGCGGGTCTCGATTCTGGAGGTCGGCGACCACCGCACGGCCTACGTCCTCGTGGACGGCAACAACATGGAACCGGGTCTGCGCGACCGCATCGTCGCGCGACTGACGGGTGAGGGTGGCGATGGCGACGGCGAGGCCGGTGGGGACCCTGCACCTGCCGCCGTGGCGGCCGACGGCGCACGGCTCCCCCGAATCGACGCGGCCGAGGTCATGACCACCGACACCCACGTCGTCAATCAGGTCGAGGCGTCGAATCAGGTCGGCGAGGCCATCGACCGAGACGAACTGGTCGCGCTCGTGGACCGACTCGTCGCCGAGGCCGACGACGACCTCGAACCGGTCGAGGCGGGCATGGCCAGCGAGCGCGCCGAGGTGACGGTGTTCGGCAACGACCGGACTGAGACGCTGGCCAGCCACGCCAACGCGGTCATCTCGATGGGTGCCGCGCTGGCCGCGACGGTCATCATGGCCGCGATGGCGGTGAGCCTCCTCATCTTCTTCCTCGCCTCGTCGTGAGTCGGTGCGACGGGACCGCGGCCCGAAAGGGAACTCCGAGCGTGACGACGCCGATTCCGGAAGCGGAGAAACGTTTAACAGTTAGTTAAACCAATGTCCGGTATGAAAAATCGGCGGCTCGTTCCGGTGGGGGTGGCTGTCGTCGGGTGTGCGGCCATCGTCGTCGGCGTGTATCAGGGCCTGATACACGTCGCGCCGGGATACGAGGGAACCATCGTGTCCGGGTGGGGCGGCGACCTCAATCACGAAGAACTGCTCCTCGCGCAGTTGGGGGCGGTCGGCGTCGGCGGTGCGGTCGCCGCGACTCGGTGGAAGCGCGCGGCGACCGTCCCACTCGTGACGGGGGGTATCGTCCTGTTCTACGCGCTCCGAGCGGTAGTCGGTCTGTTCCTGTCGCCGACGAGACCGCTCTATCGGGAGTTCTCGCCTCCGGCCCCCGGCTTCGAGGGCGAGACCGTCGTGTTCGTCCTCGGTGCGGAGCCGTTCCTGCTCGCGGCTGGTGGACTGTTGCTCGCGGGGAGCGGTATCGCGGGGCTGAGACGGCGAACCCCCGGCGAAGAAGGCGACGGGACGACGCTCCTCTCGTCGCAAGCGTAGCCCTCTCCGAGAGGGTCCCGCCGTAGAATCGGCCGGGTCGCTCCCGCCGCGGAATCGGCAGAGTCGAACTTCGGGAGGGCCACCGGACTCGACGCTCACTCCGGATTCGATTCGTAGTCGTCGCCGACCTTCACGGCGAGGGCGTCCTGCCGGGCGTCGAGCGTGACTTCCTCGAACTCCCGAATCTCGCCGTCGAGGCTGAACGTCACCGACTCGCCGTCGCGGCTCTCGAAGTCGAGGCGTCGCGCGTGGAGTTCCGTCACGTGGTCGGTCTCCCACTGGAAGACGCGCTGTTCGACGTACTCCACGAGCGCGTCGTGGGGCGGGAGCGACTCGATGACCGCCACTTCCAGCAGGCCGTCCTCGGCGTCGGCCTGCCCGCCCTCCTCGGCGAACTTCCGGGCGTTGCCGACCAGAATGGCCTCGGCCTCGCCGACCCACCGGGCGTCCGCGCCGTCGTCGCGCACGGCGTCGATTTCGACCCGGAGGCCGTCGAAGTCGATGGCCTCCTCGATGCCCGCGACGACGAACGCGACGGGACCGAGGCTGTTCTTGCGCTCGTGGGTCGCCGCGGCGCTCGCGTCGGCGGGTAGGCCCGCGATGGCCGAGAGGAGGAACGGCTCCTCGTCGGCGACGCCGAGGTCGAGGCGGCGGGTCTCGCCGTCGTCGGCGACCTCGAAGCCCGACGCGAGGTCGGCGATGCCGAGGTCCCCCGCCAAGAAGTTCTCGGTCCCGGCGGGAATCACGCAGAGAGTCACGGAATCGAGCGCGTCCGCTCGGACGAGACCCTGCACCACCTCGTGGAGCGTGCCGTCGCCCCCACAGACCGCCAGCGTCTCCACGCCGTCGGCGGCGGCCTCCTCGGCGAGGAGGGTGCCGTGGCCCGCGCGCTCGGTCTCCACGACCGGGAAGTCGTACTCGTCGGCGAGGTCGCGGACGCGCTCGACGTGGGTGCCGCCGCCGCTGGTCGGGTTCAAGACGAGTCGGCGGTCGGTCTCGCGGGTCATGCCTGCGCTACGTGCCAGTCGCGTAAATGCTCGGAGGCCGAGGAGTCCCGCCCTCGATAGGTCCCTCGGGCGAGACCTCCGGGAGGAAGTCGTCGCCGAGCGCCCTCCTCGGCGTGTCAGTCTCGCTCGATACGTCTTTATCGCGCCCCGGCGCGTACGATTTCGCGGTGGGGAAATGACGGCACACGAGATAGACCGCGACGCGGTCGCGTCGTTTGCGGCCGACTTCGCAGGGGAGGTAGTAACGCCCGAGGAGGACGAGCGGTACGAACAGGCGCGGCACGTCTGGAACGGGATGCGAAACGAGCGCCCGGCGGCGGTCGCCTACTGCACCGGGGTCGCGGACGTGCGCGCCGCGGTGGCGTTCGCCCGCGAGGAGGACCTGCGACTCACGGTCCGTGCGGGCGGCCACGGCGTCGCCGGAAACGCGGTCGAAGACGGCGCGCTGGTCGCGGACATCTCCGGGATGGACGAGGTTCGCGTGGACCCCGACGAGCGGACCGTCAGGGTCGGCGGCGGCGCGCGGTGGGCCGACGTGGACCGCGAGACCCAGCAGTTCGGACTGGCCGCGCCCGGCGGCGTCGTCTCGGACACCGGCGTCGCGGGCCTCACGCTCGGGGGCGGGATGGGTCACCTCCGGCGGAAGCACGGCCTGTCCTGCGACAACCTCCGGTCGGCCGACGTGGTGACCGCGGACGGCGAGTTGGTCGTCGCCAGCGAGGAGCGCAACCCCGACCTGTTCTGGGCGCTCCGGGGCGGCGGCGGCAACTTCGGCGTCGTCTCCTCGTTCGAGTTCGACTGTCACCCGGTCGGTCCCGAGGTCGAGACCGTCTTCGTCTGGTATCCCGGCGACGCGGCCCGCGAGGTGTTCGCGTCGTTCCGGGAGTACGCCCGCGACGCGCCGCGGGCGGTCAGCGCGCTTCCCTTCTACGCGTGGGTGCCCGAACTGGACGAGTTCCCCGACGAGTCGTGGGGCGACCCCGCGGTCGCGTTGCTGGCCTGTTACGCTGGCGACCCCGACGAGGGCGCGACGGTGATGGAACCGCTCCGGGAGTTCGCCGACCCGGTGGCCGACCTCAGCGGCCGGATGCCCTACGTCGAACTCCAGTCGATGCTCGACGAGGACTACCCGAAGGGTCGGTACTACTACTGGAAGTCGCTGTATCTGGACGAACTGAGCGACGAAGTGATAACGAAGATACTCGCCCACGCCGAGGAGTGCCCCTCGAAACTGACGACTATCGACCTCTGGCAGTTGGGCGGCGCGGTCGCCGACCCCGACGAGGGCGCGGACGCGACGGCGTTCCCGAACCGCGACGCCCCGTACCTCCTCAACTACGAGGCCAACTGGGACGACCCGCGGGAGACGACCGCGAACGTCGAGTGGGCGCGCGAGAGCGTCGCGGAGCTACGGGACTCGGACGCGGTTCGGGGCCAGTACGTCAACTTCCCCGGCATGGGCGAGGACGCGGCGCGCGTGGCCTACGGCGACAGCTACGACCGACTCGCCGAGGTGAAAGCGACCTACGACCCCGAGAACGTCTTCCGGGGCCACCAGAACGTGACGCCGAGCGAGTAGGCGACCGACGGCGCTCGCTCCGTCCGTCGTCGGAGTATTCGCACCGTTCGTCCTACTCGTCGTGTATCAGCGTGTTCTCCACGAGGTTGCCGTAGCCTCGCTTGAGACGGGCCGAGGTGGCGTTCTTCGAGATGCCGAGTTCGTCGGCGACCCCCTGCAGGTCGGTCTCGCTCGGGACCTCGAAGTAGCCCGTGTGGTAGGCCGCGACGAGCGCCTCGTACTGTTCGTCGGTGACGCCGTACTTGCCCAGTGCTTCGGGGTGAGCCGATTCGGTGAGGCGCTTGAGTTCGAAAAACAGGTCGTGTGCCGCGGTGTAGTCCTGAAACTCCGAGAGGTCGTCGCTGTCGGGAAACAACATTTTGACCGTCCAGTCCCCGGCGTCGCTGGTCGCTTCCAGTACCGTCGCACCGGTCGCCGAGACGGCGTAGACGATGCCGCCGGAGCTTTGAGTCCACGTGACCTGATAGAGGCGCTGGTCGTCGTGGGTTTCGATGGCTCGCGGGTCCCTCACGGACGGGTCGTCGGCTAACGCGGCCTCGAACTCGCCGAAATCGACGCCGCTCACCCAGAAGAACGGCGTCACGTCGTCGTCCTCGACCGCGACCCGCTCGATTTCGACGTGTACGTCGGGTAGCGCGTCGAGCGTCCACGCGAGCAGAAAGTCGTCCGCGGGAACCTCGAACTCGGTAACTATTCCCATATCGGTGTCGGTGAGTACGTAGCGGTCGGCCGCAATCAGTGTATCCGTTCCCGACGGATTCGTCTCATTCGTCGTGGACGAGCGTGTTCTCTACGAGGTTGGCGTATCCCCTGTGGAGGCGGGCCGAGGCGGCGTTCTTCGAGATGTCGAGTTCGTCGGCCAACTCCCCGAGCGACACGTCGCCGGGGACCTCGAAGTAGCCGTTCCGGTAGGCGGCGACCAGCGCCTCGCGCTGTTCGTCGGTGACGCCGTACTGGCCGAACGCCTCGGGGTGAGCCGAGTCGTGGAGCCACCGCAACTCGAAGGAGAGGTCGTGGGCCGCGGCGTAGTCCTGAAACTCCGAGACCGCCTCGTCGCCGGGAAAGAGGAGTTCGACCGACCAGTCGGTCCCGTCGCTCTCGGCCTGTAGAATCGTCGCATCGACCTCCGAGACGGCGTAGACGATACCCTTGGTGTTTCGCTCCCACTCGACCTGATAGAGTCGCTGGTCGCCGTGGTCTTCGAGTTCGACGCTCCGCTCGACGGTCGGGTCGTCCGCGAGCGCGGCCTCGAAGCCCTCGAACTCCTCGCCCGCGACCCAGAAGTACGGCGTCACGTCGTCGTCCTCGACGGCGACCCGCTCGATTTCTATCTGCATCTCGGGCGCTCGCTGGAGCGTCCACCCCATCAAGAAGTCGTCCCCCGGCACCGTGAACGCGGTCAACACGCTCATTGCACACTTCTCCGTCGCGTCGCACATTAATTGCTCGCTTCGTTTGATTCCCTCCGCGCGCAGTTCCCCGCCGGTTGCTCGACTCCTCGTTCTGCTCCGTCGAGCGACGCGACTGGGGAATCGGCGTCGAAAGAACACCGCAAGGTACCCCTACCCGCGGTGTTCACGGCATTTCGGGCGCTGTAAATAGGTCTTGTGGTGTCCGGGAGCGTCGGCGCGCGGCCCCGGCGGCGACTGCGTACCGACCGCCGAGGAGGCCGGACGCCCGACGGCGGGAGGAGACTGGGCCTTCGAGCGCGGGAAGTCAGATACAAGCCCTCCGACCACCAAGCACGCTCGAATGCGCGAGGCGTACCCAGTCGAGGAGGCGGTCGGTATCGAACACTTCGTCAGCGACGGCGACGGCGTGGGCGGGCGACTCAGAGCGTCGCCGGAGGACTTTCGCGTCCGCGAGATAGAGCGGTTCGACGCCGAACCCGCCGACGCCGACCCCGGAGCCTACGCCCATCTCGTCGTCCGGGCGACCCTCCGGGAGTGGGACACCAACGACTTCGCCAAGCGCCTCGCCGACGCGCTGGGAATTAGCCGCGAGCGCGTCTCGTGGGCCGGAACAAAGGACAAGTACGCCGTCACGACCCAACTGTTCACCCTCCGGAAAATCGACCAGTCGGACCTCGAAGGCGTGTCCATCTACGACGCCGACCTCGAAGTACTGGGCCGCGCGGGGCGCGGACTGGAGTTCGGCGACCTCGCCGGAAACGAGTTCGAGATTACGGTCAGCGACCCCGAGCGCCCCGAGAACGCCGAGGAGGTCCGCGACCAACTGACCGACTGGGCCGACGAATCGCCGGGCGCGGTGGGCGTCCCCAACTACTTCGGCCAACAGCGATTCGGGAGCCGTCGCCCCATCACCCACGAGGTCGGCCTCCACGTCGTCCGCGGCGAGTGGGAGGAGGCCGTCAGAAGCTACGTCGCCAACCCCTACGAGACCGAACCGGAAGACAGCCAGCGCGCTCGCCGCGAGGCCGCCGACGCCTTCGCAGAGCGCGACTGGCAGACGGTCTTGGACGCCATCCCGCCGCGTCTCGGCTTCGAGCGCGCGATGGCCAACCAGTTGGTCGAGTCGGGCGGCGACGGACCGGAAGACTTCCGCGCGGCGCTCGAAGCCGTGCCCTCGAACCTCCAACGACTGTTCGTCAACGCCGCCCAGTCGTTCGCCTTCAACCGCATCCTGAGCGAGCGACTTGCTCGCGGGCTTCCCTTCCATCGCCCGGTCGCTGGCGACGTGGCCTGCTTCGCCGACGAGGTCGAGGGGCTGGCCCTGCCGGACCCCGACCGCGAACAGCGCGTGACCGAGCGCCGGGTCGAGACGGTCGCGCGCCACTGCGAGCGCGGTCGAGCCTTCGTGACCGCGCCGCTGATCGGGACCGAGACGGAACTCGCGGACGGGGAGCCGGGCGACATCGAGCGCGAGGTGCTGGCGGACTTGGAGTTGGCTCCAGAGGACTTCGACCTGCCGGGGGAGTTCCACTCGACGGGAACCCGGCGCGCGATTCTGGTTCGGTCCGACCTCGACATGGACGGCGCGACCGCCGGAAGCGACGCGCTGACCTTCGAGTTCGCGCTCCCGAAAGGGTCGTATGCCACGGTCCTCCTCCGGGAGTTCCAGAAGACTGACCCCGCCGAGGAGTAGCCTCAAACCATATCCCGGATGGCGTCGTAGCAGTCCCGCCACGATGAGTTACGCCAACAGAACCGAGAGCCTCCAGCGGCAGATAGACGACGCCATCGCCGAGGGGTGGCGAATCGAGTCGGAGACGCCCGAGCGCGTCGTCCTCGTCAAGCGCAACGTCGGGAGCCTCGGCGTCCACTTGATTCTGGCCCTCCTCACGGGCTGGTGGTCGTTCGGTCTCGTCAACCTCGTCTACGGCGCGTACAAGTATCTGAACGACTCCCAGCGCCGGGTCCTGCGCGAGGGTACTGCCTGCCCCGAGTGCGGGGCCTCGGTGGCCGCGGACGCAAGTTACTGCCAGAACTGCGGCACCGAACTCCCGCCCGCGGCGGTCGAGTCCGAGACCACGAGCGCGAGCTAATCGCTCGCGGGCAAAGTCCGAAAAGCGCGGAAGTTAAATCCGTATCCGAGTAACGTCCGCCCATGAAGTGTCGGCAGTGTGCGTCCCCGCTGGAACGACCGGGCGACTACTGTCTGGTCTGTCGGACGCCAAACGCCGACGCCGTGGTGCTGGAACTCGACCGGGACCGCGCGACGCTGACGATGTTAGACGACGAGGAGGTCGTCGGCGAGAGCCACGTCACGACCACGCCCGAGGAGGGCGGCGAGGCGGGCGTCGTGGAACTCCGGAACTTCGCGGGTCGGGTCGCCGACGAGGTGCGGCGCAAGCGCCCCGAGGAGGTGTACGCCGCGGGTGACCGCGACGTGCTTCGAGCGACCCGGAGCCAACTGCATCACGAATTCTATCGCATCGGCGACGGCGGCCGCGCGAGCGGCGGGACGACGGGCGACGACGCCGACGGCGGGAGCGGCGGGGGCGCGGTCGAGACCGTCCTCGCGCGCCGCGGCGACCGCGCGCTGGAGGTCGTGGAGGCGGCTCCGGCCGAGAAGTTGGGCGGGAGCCACTCGACGCTCATCGGCGACCGGGCGGGCCGGACCGCCATCGAGACGGTGGCGGGCCACCCCCACGTCAAGAAGATAATCCCCGGCCCCATCGACGCGGGCGGGTCGGGCAGTCGGTCCGGCGTCCGGGCGAAGGCGACCCGCGCCGACGAGAACGGCAACGTCCGGATGCTCCTGCGCGACGGCTCCAGCGTCCAAGAGAACCGTGTCGTCACGACCGCGATGGACCGCGAGCGCGGCGAGCAGATTCGGGCGGACCTCAACGACGCGCTGGCGGAAGCCGGTCTTCAGCCGGACTGACCAGCCGACCGGTCGCCGAGAGCCGCGGTAAGCCGTGATTGTCCTGCAAGTCGGATTTCAAGCCGGATTACGCCCCGCGTAGCTTTGGGGCTGGCGCGCGTCGCTGGATTCGACCGCGCCGACTTCTGACGAAAAGCCCCAACCTTCTTGGGGATGGTAATTATATCTAATTACGCAATGGTCAGCCACTACGACGCGGTCCTCGCGGCTATTCCACTGCTCTCCGGGGGAGGGTTTCTGGTCGGCCAGTTGACGGGGCTTCCGGGCGCTATCGCGGGCATGGTCGCCTCGCTCGCGGTCATCGGCCACGAACTGTTCAATCCGCCCGCCGACGCCGCGGAGTGACGGCCGACTCGGGGAGTCGGCCGACCGGGGGTTCCGGGAGTCGAACGCCGGAAGTCGTGAGTCGTGAGTACCGACCGTCGAACGTCCCGCGTATCGACCGTCGAACGTCCCGCGTATCGACCGTCGAGCGAACGCCCGCGGTCGGCACCGCGCGCAACGAAAATTGCGGCCCGGACAGCGGTCGTTTCCCTCACCAGCCGACGGACACGACACGAAGTCGTCACGAAGGCAAGCGGACCGCGGATGGCGACCGGTCGGCGGGAACCCCGTAATCGAGCATCCCGGCAGTCTTTCGGCCTGATGGCCCGTTCCCGTACCGAGGAGGTCCCGGAAGTCCGAAACCTGCTCGTCGTGCGACCAGTCGCCCCAACGCGAGATTCCGGCCCGCAAACTGGCCCGAACCGTCTGGTTCGCTTTTAGCTTGGTCCCGCTTCGATGGGATAGAGACATGGGAACAGATACCAATCGAAAGCGCGACTCGAACCGACTGCGAGCGGTGGCCCTCGCCGTCTGCGTCCTCGTCGGCGGGGTCGCCCCGGTACTCGCCGCGAGCGGCGGCGGCACGGTCCAGCAGGCAGAGAACTCGACGGCACAGGGAACGGAGAACGCGGACCTCCTCGGGGGTGCGCAAGCGGTCGCCAGCGACTCGCTCGTGACGGCGGACGCCAGCGAGCTAGCGACCGTCGAACTCGCACCGGCGGTAGCGGAGGGAGCCGATATCGGGCCGCGAGCCTCCGAGGAGACCCCGCGAATCACCTTCGGCGCGGCCGCGCAGGGACTTCCGCAGAACAAGCTCGAAGCGATTCGGAGCGGGCTACGGGAAGCCTCGGTTCTCGCCCAACGGCAGGGCGCTGACGTGACGCAAGCGCAGGTCGCGGCCGCGCGCGAGGGTGCGGTTGCGGGCGTGCAACAGAACCAAGAGGCGAACGTCGAGCAGATTCAGGCCGCGGTGCAAGGGTCGGCGCTCGGCGCGCTGATTCAGGCCCAAGACGCCGACATCGACCAGACCCAAATCGCGGCGGGCGTCGAGGGCGCGAGCAAGGGCGCGCTGAGCCAGCGCCAAGACGCGACGGTCAAACAGCTCCAGTCGGCGGGGTACGGCGCGAGCCACGGCGCGCTCGCCCAGCGCCAGAAGGCCGACGTGACCCAGATTCAGAAGGCGGCGTCGGGCGCGTCCAGCGGCGCGGTCTCGGGCGCGAAGGAGAAGAAGACCGACGCCATCGGCAAGATTCGAGAGGCCGCCCAAGGCGGAGCCTACGGCGCGATGGAGAAGGGCGAGGAGAAGTCCGACGAGAAGGTGAAGTACGCCGCGCTCGGGGCCGCCAAGGGGTCGATATCCCAGAGCCAAGAGGCCAACGTCAAGCAGGTGCAGGTCGCCGCGGTCGGTGCCAGCACCGGTGCCATCGAGCAGAGCCAAGCGGCCACCGTCAAGCAGGTGCAGGCGGCCGCGCAGGGCGCGGCGAAGGGCGGCGTCTCACAGAGCCAGAAAGCCACCGTGGACCAGATTCAGGTCGCCACGCAGGGCGCGGCGAAAGGCGCGGTCTCCCAGTCGCAGGTCGCCAACGTCAAGCAGATTCAGTACGCCGCGCAGGGAGCATGCGAGGGCGCGCTGAGCTACTGCCCCGTCTGCAAGGGGTCGGTCACGATTCAAGTGAGCAACGTCAACATCATCCAAATTCAGATCGCGGTCCAGCAGACTGCGGCCGTCACCGCGAAGGAGGCCGCGCGCAAGGGCCAGACCAAGCCCTACGAAATCGTCAAGCAGGGTCGGTACGGCTGTCAGAAGCGCATCGGACTCCTCGACCCCGAGAACGAGGGCTACCGCGTGAACGACAGCGACGGCGACGGTCTGCTGGACGACCAAGAGGAGACCCTCGGAACCGACCCCGAGAACGCCGACACCGACGACGACGGACTCACCGACAGCGACGAGGTGTTCGTCTACGACACCGACCCGACCGAGGCCGACACCGACGGCGACGGCCTCGAAGACGGGACGGAAGTGGACCAGTACGACACCGACCCGAACGACCCGGACACCGACGGCGACGGGATTCCCGACGGCGAGGAGGTCGCCCAGAACAGCGACCCGCTCGACCCCAACGACCCCGAGGAGACCGACACCGACGACGACGGACTCACCGACGACCGCGAGCAGGACCTCGGCACTGACCCGACCGACCCCGACAGCGACGACGACGGCGCGACCGACGGCGAGGAGGTGGACGCGCTCGGGACCGACCCGCTCGAAAGCGACACCGACGGCGACGGTCTCGGCGACTTCGAGGAGGTAGACCAGTACGACACCGACCCGACCGACGAGGACAGTGACGACGACACGGTTCCCGACGGCGAGGAGATAGAGCAGGGGTCCGACCCGAACGACGCCAGCGACCCCGCGGAAGTGGACGCCGACGGCGACGGACTGGCCGACGCCGAGGAGCAGGCGCTCGGCACCGACCCCCAGAACCCCGACAGCGACGCCGACGGACTGGAAGACGGGACGGAGGTCAACGTCGAGGGCACGGACCCGCTCGACCCCGACAGCGACGACGACACCGTCTCGGACGGCGAGGAGGTCCAGCAGGACAGCGACCCGTTGGACAGCAACGACCCCGCCGTGACCGACACCGACTTCGACAACCTCCCGGACGCCGAGGAGGAGGCCATCGGGACCGACCCGGACAATTTGGACACCGACGGCGACGGTCTCTCGGACGGCGAAGAGGTCGCCCAGAACACCGACCCGCTGGACGAGAACGACCCCGAAGGGCTAGTCGGCGGGCCGGTGACGACCACGCAGACCGCGACCACGACGACTGGAACCGCAACCACGACGACTGGAACCGCAACCACGACGACTGGAACCGCAACCACGACGACTGGAACCGCAATCACGACGACCGGGACTGCGACGACTACGACGCCCACCGAGACGATTACGACCGAGACCGCGACGACTACGACGCCGACGGAGACGACTACCGGAACCGCAACCGCGACGGTTACGACCACCACGCCGACCGAGACGACTACGACCGCGACCGCTACGACGGTAACGCCGACCGCGACCATCACGACAGCGACCCCGACCGAAACGACTACCACAGCAACTGAGACGACTATCACGACGACTGCGACGCCGACCGGGACCGCTACCGCCACGCCGACCGAGACGACTACCGCCACGCCGACCGAGACGACCACCACGACGCCGGGCGAAACGACGACGACAGCCGCTGAAGGAGTCGATTCGGACGGCGACGGACTGACCGACGCCGAGGAGCAGGAGTTCGGCACCGACCCACAGAACCCCGACACCGACGGCGACGGTCTCTCGGACTTCACCGAACTCGTGGAGTTGCCGAACCTCGACCTGCGGGCGACGGACCCGACGAATCCCGACACCGACGGCGACGGCCTCTCGGACGGCGAGGAGTTGCTCGGCGCGTCGCTGAGTGACCCGACGACGCCCGACACCGACGGCGACGGCCTCTCGGACGCCGAGGAGCGCGACGCGGGAACCGACCCGCTCGAAGCAGACACCGACGCCGACGGCGTGGTGGACGGCGAGGACCAGAACCCGACCCAAGCGGACGGGACCGACTTCGGACCCGAGGCGGCCGACTCCGACGGGGACGGTCTGACCGACCAGCAGGAAGTCGAGGAACTCGGCACCGACCCGCAGAACCCCGACTCCGACGGGGACGGCTTGACCGACTTCGACGAGGTAATCGGCCTGCCCGAGGCGGGACTGAACCCGACCGACCCGACCGACCCCGACTCCGACGCCGACGGCTTGCAGGACGGCGAGGAGATTCTA is a genomic window of Halorussus salinus containing:
- a CDS encoding FAD-binding oxidoreductase, which encodes MTAHEIDRDAVASFAADFAGEVVTPEEDERYEQARHVWNGMRNERPAAVAYCTGVADVRAAVAFAREEDLRLTVRAGGHGVAGNAVEDGALVADISGMDEVRVDPDERTVRVGGGARWADVDRETQQFGLAAPGGVVSDTGVAGLTLGGGMGHLRRKHGLSCDNLRSADVVTADGELVVASEERNPDLFWALRGGGGNFGVVSSFEFDCHPVGPEVETVFVWYPGDAAREVFASFREYARDAPRAVSALPFYAWVPELDEFPDESWGDPAVALLACYAGDPDEGATVMEPLREFADPVADLSGRMPYVELQSMLDEDYPKGRYYYWKSLYLDELSDEVITKILAHAEECPSKLTTIDLWQLGGAVADPDEGADATAFPNRDAPYLLNYEANWDDPRETTANVEWARESVAELRDSDAVRGQYVNFPGMGEDAARVAYGDSYDRLAEVKATYDPENVFRGHQNVTPSE
- a CDS encoding DUF2103 domain-containing protein — its product is MKCRQCASPLERPGDYCLVCRTPNADAVVLELDRDRATLTMLDDEEVVGESHVTTTPEEGGEAGVVELRNFAGRVADEVRRKRPEEVYAAGDRDVLRATRSQLHHEFYRIGDGGRASGGTTGDDADGGSGGGAVETVLARRGDRALEVVEAAPAEKLGGSHSTLIGDRAGRTAIETVAGHPHVKKIIPGPIDAGGSGSRSGVRAKATRADENGNVRMLLRDGSSVQENRVVTTAMDRERGEQIRADLNDALAEAGLQPD
- a CDS encoding helix-turn-helix domain-containing protein; translation: MGIVTEFEVPADDFLLAWTLDALPDVHVEIERVAVEDDDVTPFFWVSGVDFGEFEAALADDPSVRDPRAIETHDDQRLYQVTWTQSSGGIVYAVSATGATVLEATSDAGDWTVKMLFPDSDDLSEFQDYTAAHDLFFELKRLTESAHPEALGKYGVTDEQYEALVAAYHTGYFEVPSETDLQGVADELGISKNATSARLKRGYGNLVENTLIHDE
- a CDS encoding diacylglycerol/lipid kinase family protein, which gives rise to MTRETDRRLVLNPTSGGGTHVERVRDLADEYDFPVVETERAGHGTLLAEEAAADGVETLAVCGGDGTLHEVVQGLVRADALDSVTLCVIPAGTENFLAGDLGIADLASGFEVADDGETRRLDLGVADEEPFLLSAIAGLPADASAAATHERKNSLGPVAFVVAGIEEAIDFDGLRVEIDAVRDDGADARWVGEAEAILVGNARKFAEEGGQADAEDGLLEVAVIESLPPHDALVEYVEQRVFQWETDHVTELHARRLDFESRDGESVTFSLDGEIREFEEVTLDARQDALAVKVGDDYESNPE
- the truD gene encoding tRNA pseudouridine(13) synthase TruD codes for the protein MREAYPVEEAVGIEHFVSDGDGVGGRLRASPEDFRVREIERFDAEPADADPGAYAHLVVRATLREWDTNDFAKRLADALGISRERVSWAGTKDKYAVTTQLFTLRKIDQSDLEGVSIYDADLEVLGRAGRGLEFGDLAGNEFEITVSDPERPENAEEVRDQLTDWADESPGAVGVPNYFGQQRFGSRRPITHEVGLHVVRGEWEEAVRSYVANPYETEPEDSQRARREAADAFAERDWQTVLDAIPPRLGFERAMANQLVESGGDGPEDFRAALEAVPSNLQRLFVNAAQSFAFNRILSERLARGLPFHRPVAGDVACFADEVEGLALPDPDREQRVTERRVETVARHCERGRAFVTAPLIGTETELADGEPGDIEREVLADLELAPEDFDLPGEFHSTGTRRAILVRSDLDMDGATAGSDALTFEFALPKGSYATVLLREFQKTDPAEE
- a CDS encoding DUF2070 family protein is translated as MTATQGDLASLSRYIFRAPQWYASVAFALVIAAVAGVGAFDSRFVLEDAWQGVFFIGVPTVAASLLTTPVDRYLGGQLTYNRSSLLALTCEGIIVAIMAAAGAIAVLTPKLGQQFVFDALIVGVASVFALRLLVVMAVSGRSVLVAAIPASIQTAVAALLFFIYSGTMKYLYVGGGPLVEVVFMRADEAPPELGVIVPVDFALLGVMCLIYGSAVWAFVKFIDRPWERSLGVSVLDFLRGFIGHIAEGTNELEGFFEEIGEEAVVPVTVLSFRSADDHSEKARFVLPMIHPGPMGEIGGGNLPERVAESAEGVAFPPHATAGHDFNLVTENEVETLIDTADDAYEDIEYHDTATRAVRVQEGDAKMMGQAFGDDALLVATYSPEFADDVEYAVGLSAAAEARSAGVEDVMLVDAHNCNNGLEGPDLGHVYPGSERSFEMMQAAGETGDELAVAEQAPVRMGVAWDETDWEPLDGIGPLGVRVSILEVGDHRTAYVLVDGNNMEPGLRDRIVARLTGEGGDGDGEAGGDPAPAAVAADGARLPRIDAAEVMTTDTHVVNQVEASNQVGEAIDRDELVALVDRLVAEADDDLEPVEAGMASERAEVTVFGNDRTETLASHANAVISMGAALAATVIMAAMAVSLLIFFLASS
- a CDS encoding zinc ribbon domain-containing protein, whose protein sequence is MSYANRTESLQRQIDDAIAEGWRIESETPERVVLVKRNVGSLGVHLILALLTGWWSFGLVNLVYGAYKYLNDSQRRVLREGTACPECGASVAADASYCQNCGTELPPAAVESETTSAS
- a CDS encoding helix-turn-helix domain-containing protein → MSVLTAFTVPGDDFLMGWTLQRAPEMQIEIERVAVEDDDVTPYFWVAGEEFEGFEAALADDPTVERSVELEDHGDQRLYQVEWERNTKGIVYAVSEVDATILQAESDGTDWSVELLFPGDEAVSEFQDYAAAHDLSFELRWLHDSAHPEAFGQYGVTDEQREALVAAYRNGYFEVPGDVSLGELADELDISKNAASARLHRGYANLVENTLVHDE